The genome window TGTTGAATCTAGGATAAAGCTGACGTCCTTATGTAACGCACGATCGTGAATCGCCTCTACCAGAAGAGTAGCAGCTCTTTGGAACAATGGTGAATTATCACCATGATAATCGGCGAACTCTTTACGAAGCTCATCATTTTCAATATGAACGAGCGACATGCCACTTTGAGCTTTAAAAATGCTCAACATATTACGTGCTGTTTCGGTTTTTCCTGCTCCCGGAGAACCCGCCATAAAAACTGACACGGCAGACTCTTCCTGTGGCAAATGATCCACCATTTTCTTGGCCAGAGCCTTTTTCATTTTTTTAGCTTCAGTAATTGCCTTAGTGATAATGTCTTGGTCATTCATTGGATGCGTTCCATAACAAATTACGGGATAATTCTCGTCATAACGAAACAATATAGAATCAATAACTCCAATCTTCATACGCCAAGGGTAAACTATTAAGCAAGCGGCGGCGCTCTCTCCAATAACGTTGACGTCTGATGCTTCCATGCCGCATATTTAGATTTCCAGTTGTCATTAAGTGGCATCAGATCTTCCGTATTCTCGGCAGACTTCCTTAATAAGGCGACCACCTTCGACTTCTTTCAAAATTTTCACGATCTGTGTTTCGGTATAGCGTGATTTTTTCATAGCAAGTTCTCCCTGATTCACTCAGTGTATGCTGAAGAACTCTAAAATGGTATGCCGCTATTTTAGGGGGTGATTACAGATAGGATATAATTTTTATACCTAACTAACTTAAAAATGATTACTTTTAAATCATCTAAC of Vibrio zhugei contains these proteins:
- a CDS encoding zeta toxin family protein, with the translated sequence MEASDVNVIGESAAACLIVYPWRMKIGVIDSILFRYDENYPVICYGTHPMNDQDIITKAITEAKKMKKALAKKMVDHLPQEESAVSVFMAGSPGAGKTETARNMLSIFKAQSGMSLVHIENDELRKEFADYHGDNSPLFQRAATLLVEAIHDRALHKDVSFILDSTLSSFEKAKDNIERSLRRGRFVQIIFVYQEPEQAWRLVKARERVEGRRVPEEVFVTQFMQSQQVVSELKQIFGSDIDIMFIEKNIDGKNERPHFNVSDIDALLRKKYNRESLETIVGLKHS